A stretch of Dietzia lutea DNA encodes these proteins:
- the tuf gene encoding elongation factor Tu: MAKAKFERTKPHVNIGTIGHVDHGKTTTTAAITKVLADTYPDLNDAFAFDEIDKAPEEKARGITINISHVEYQTEKRHYAHVDAPGHADYIKNMITGAAQMDGAILVVAATDGPMPQTREHVLLARQVGVPYILVALNKCDMVDDEEILELVEMEVRELLASQEFDEDAPVVQISALKALEGDEKWVQAIVDLMQACDDSIPDPERETDKPFLMPVEDVFTITGRGTVVTGRIERGQINVNEDVELIGIKDKATKTTITGIEMFRKLLDYGEAGDNVGLLVRGLKREEVERGQVVIKPGAYTPHTNFEGQAYILSKDEGGRHTPFFNNYRPQFYFRTTDVTGVVTLPEGTEMVMPGDNTEMSVELIQPVAMDEGLRFAIREGGRTVGAGQVTKIIK, from the coding sequence GTGGCGAAGGCGAAGTTCGAGCGGACGAAGCCGCACGTTAACATCGGCACCATCGGTCACGTCGACCACGGTAAGACCACCACCACCGCGGCCATCACCAAGGTTCTGGCGGACACCTACCCCGATCTCAACGACGCCTTCGCGTTCGACGAGATCGACAAGGCGCCGGAGGAGAAGGCTCGTGGTATCACGATCAACATCTCCCACGTCGAGTACCAGACTGAGAAGCGTCACTACGCGCACGTCGACGCCCCCGGTCACGCCGACTACATCAAGAACATGATCACCGGTGCGGCCCAGATGGACGGCGCCATCCTGGTTGTGGCGGCCACCGACGGCCCGATGCCCCAGACCCGTGAGCACGTCCTGCTTGCGCGTCAGGTCGGCGTGCCGTACATCCTCGTCGCCCTGAACAAGTGCGACATGGTCGACGACGAGGAGATCCTCGAGCTCGTTGAGATGGAGGTGCGGGAGCTCCTCGCCTCGCAGGAGTTCGACGAGGACGCCCCCGTCGTCCAGATCTCGGCGCTCAAGGCGCTGGAGGGTGACGAGAAGTGGGTTCAGGCCATCGTCGACCTCATGCAGGCGTGCGACGACTCCATCCCCGACCCCGAGCGTGAGACCGACAAGCCGTTCCTCATGCCCGTCGAGGACGTCTTCACGATCACCGGTCGTGGCACCGTCGTCACCGGTCGTATCGAGCGTGGCCAGATCAACGTGAACGAGGATGTCGAGCTCATCGGCATCAAGGACAAGGCCACCAAGACCACCATCACGGGCATCGAGATGTTCCGTAAGCTCCTCGATTACGGCGAGGCCGGTGACAACGTCGGTCTGCTCGTGCGCGGTCTCAAGCGCGAGGAGGTGGAGCGTGGTCAGGTCGTCATCAAGCCGGGCGCCTACACCCCGCACACCAACTTCGAGGGCCAGGCGTACATCCTGTCCAAGGACGAGGGCGGCCGCCACACGCCGTTCTTCAACAACTACCGTCCGCAGTTCTACTTCCGTACCACGGACGTGACCGGCGTCGTGACCCTCCCCGAGGGCACCGAGATGGTCATGCCGGGCGACAACACCGAGATGAGCGTCGAGCTCATCCAGCCGGTCGCCATGGACGAGGGCCTGCGGTTCGCCATCCGTGAGGGTGGCCGCACCGTCGGCGCCGGCCAGGTCACCAAGATCATCAAGTGA
- the fusA gene encoding elongation factor G: protein MAQDVLTDLNKVRNIGIMAHIDAGKTTATERILFYTGVNRKAGETHDGASTTDWMEQEKERGITITSAAVTCFWNDNQINIIDTPGHVDFTVEVERSLRVLDGAVAVFDGKEGVEPQSEQVWRQAEKYDVPRICFVNKMDKLGADFYYTVQTIVDRLGAKPLVLQLPIGAEDQFDGIVDLIEMKAYLWRGKTEIGTDASVEEIPADLQERAAEYREKLLETVAESSEELMERYFGGEELSVEEIKAAVRELTVKSEVYPVLCGSAYKNKGIQPMLNAVIDFLPTPLDIGEVHGHKVGDEEIELSRKPAKDEPFSALAFKIAVHPFFGKLTFVRVYSGRVEPGAQVANSTKGRKERVGKLFQMHANKENPVDEAVAGNIYAFIGLKDTTTGDTLCDLNDQIVLESMSFPDPVIDVSIEPKTKADQEKLSTAIQKLAEEDPTFSVRLDDETGQTVIGGMGELHLDVLVDRMKREFKVEANVGKPQVAYRETIKGSIDKYDYTHKKQTGGSGQFAKVQIALGPLDQEAVEAGETYEFSDKVTGGRVPKEYIPSVDAGIQDAMQYGILAGYPMVNVKATLVDGAYHEVDSSEMAFKVAGSMAFKEAARKCQPVILEPLMAVEVVTPEDYMGDVIGDLNSRRGQVNAMEERSGARVVKANVPLSEMFGYVGDLRSKTQGRANYSMVFSHYAEVPASVAKEIIAKATGE from the coding sequence GTGGCACAGGACGTGCTGACCGACCTCAACAAGGTCCGAAATATCGGCATCATGGCGCACATCGACGCCGGTAAGACCACCGCGACCGAGCGCATCCTGTTCTACACGGGTGTTAATCGCAAGGCCGGGGAGACGCACGACGGCGCGTCGACTACCGACTGGATGGAGCAGGAGAAAGAGCGCGGCATCACCATCACCTCCGCCGCGGTGACCTGTTTCTGGAACGACAACCAGATCAATATCATCGACACGCCGGGCCACGTCGACTTCACGGTTGAGGTCGAGCGCTCCCTGCGCGTCCTCGACGGTGCCGTGGCCGTCTTCGACGGCAAGGAGGGCGTCGAGCCCCAGTCCGAGCAGGTGTGGCGTCAGGCCGAGAAGTACGACGTCCCCCGCATCTGCTTCGTCAACAAGATGGACAAGCTGGGCGCGGACTTCTACTACACGGTCCAGACCATCGTCGACCGGCTCGGTGCCAAGCCGTTGGTGCTGCAGCTGCCGATCGGTGCCGAGGACCAGTTCGACGGCATCGTCGACCTTATCGAGATGAAGGCCTACCTCTGGCGCGGCAAGACCGAGATCGGCACCGACGCCTCCGTCGAGGAGATTCCGGCGGACCTGCAGGAAAGGGCGGCGGAGTACCGCGAGAAGCTGCTCGAGACCGTTGCCGAGAGCAGCGAAGAGCTCATGGAGAGGTACTTCGGCGGTGAGGAGCTCAGCGTCGAGGAGATCAAGGCCGCGGTTCGCGAGCTCACCGTCAAGTCCGAGGTCTACCCGGTGCTGTGCGGCAGCGCCTACAAGAACAAGGGCATCCAGCCGATGCTCAACGCGGTGATCGACTTCCTCCCGACCCCACTCGACATCGGAGAGGTCCACGGCCACAAGGTCGGCGACGAGGAGATCGAGCTCTCCCGAAAGCCCGCCAAGGACGAGCCGTTCTCCGCGCTGGCGTTCAAGATCGCCGTCCATCCGTTCTTCGGCAAGCTCACCTTCGTCCGCGTGTACTCGGGTCGGGTCGAGCCGGGTGCCCAGGTCGCGAACTCGACCAAGGGCAGGAAGGAGCGCGTCGGCAAGCTCTTTCAGATGCACGCCAACAAGGAGAACCCGGTCGACGAAGCAGTGGCCGGCAATATCTATGCGTTCATCGGCCTCAAGGACACCACCACCGGTGATACGCTGTGCGACCTCAACGACCAGATCGTGCTCGAGTCGATGTCCTTCCCGGACCCGGTCATCGACGTCTCCATCGAGCCGAAGACCAAGGCTGACCAGGAGAAGCTGTCCACTGCCATCCAGAAGCTCGCCGAGGAGGACCCCACCTTCTCCGTGCGCCTGGACGACGAGACCGGTCAGACGGTTATCGGCGGAATGGGCGAGCTGCACCTGGACGTACTGGTCGATCGTATGAAGCGCGAGTTCAAGGTCGAGGCTAACGTCGGTAAGCCGCAGGTCGCGTACCGCGAGACCATCAAGGGCTCGATCGACAAGTACGACTACACCCACAAGAAGCAGACCGGTGGTTCCGGTCAGTTCGCGAAGGTGCAGATCGCGCTCGGTCCGTTGGACCAGGAGGCCGTGGAAGCGGGCGAGACCTACGAGTTCAGCGACAAGGTCACCGGTGGCCGCGTCCCCAAGGAGTACATCCCCTCCGTGGACGCCGGTATCCAGGACGCCATGCAATACGGCATCCTCGCGGGTTACCCGATGGTCAACGTCAAGGCCACGCTGGTCGACGGTGCCTACCACGAGGTGGACTCCTCAGAGATGGCGTTCAAGGTCGCGGGCTCGATGGCCTTCAAGGAGGCCGCCCGCAAGTGCCAGCCCGTGATCCTGGAGCCCCTCATGGCCGTCGAGGTCGTGACACCCGAGGACTACATGGGCGACGTCATCGGCGACCTCAACTCCCGCCGCGGCCAGGTCAACGCGATGGAGGAGCGCTCCGGCGCCCGCGTCGTGAAGGCCAACGTGCCGCTGTCCGAGATGTTCGGCTACGTCGGCGACCTCCGGTCGAAGACGCAGGGCCGGGCGAACTACTCGATGGTCTTCTCCCACTACGCCGAGGTCCCGGCGAGCGTGGCCAAGGAGATCATCGCCAAGGCGACCGGCGAGTGA
- the rpsG gene encoding 30S ribosomal protein S7: protein MPRKGPAPKRQLINDPVYGSPLVTQLVNKILLDGKKTTAERIVYSALEICREKTGTDPVITLKKALDNVRPALEVRSRRVGGATYQVPVEVRPGRSTTLAMRWLVTFSRQRRENTMVERLANEILDASNGLGAAVKRREDTHKMAEANRAFAHYRW, encoded by the coding sequence ATGCCTCGTAAGGGTCCCGCCCCGAAGCGCCAGCTCATCAACGACCCGGTCTACGGGTCGCCGCTGGTCACCCAGCTCGTCAACAAGATCCTCCTCGACGGTAAGAAGACCACCGCCGAGCGCATCGTGTACTCGGCGCTGGAGATCTGCCGCGAGAAGACCGGAACCGACCCGGTCATCACCCTCAAGAAGGCCCTGGACAACGTCCGCCCGGCGCTCGAGGTCCGCTCCCGTCGTGTCGGCGGCGCCACCTACCAGGTGCCCGTCGAGGTCCGCCCCGGTCGTTCGACGACCCTGGCGATGCGCTGGCTGGTGACCTTCTCCCGGCAGCGTCGCGAGAACACGATGGTCGAGCGCCTCGCCAACGAGATCCTGGACGCCTCCAACGGCCTCGGTGCCGCGGTCAAGCGTCGTGAGGACACGCACAAGATGGCCGAGGCCAACCGGGCGTTCGCGCACTACCGCTGGTGA
- the rpsL gene encoding 30S ribosomal protein S12, with protein MPTINQLVRKGRQDKKSATSTAALKGSPQRRGVCTRVYTTTPKKPNSALRKVARVRLTSGVEVSAYIPGEGHNLQEHSMVLVRGGRVKDLPGVRYKIIRGSLDTQGVKDRKQARSRYGAKKEK; from the coding sequence ATGCCAACCATCAACCAGCTGGTCCGCAAGGGCCGCCAGGACAAGAAGTCGGCGACGTCGACGGCTGCCCTCAAGGGTTCGCCTCAGCGTCGCGGCGTCTGCACCCGCGTGTACACCACGACCCCCAAAAAGCCGAACTCCGCGCTCCGTAAGGTCGCCCGTGTGCGCCTGACCAGCGGCGTCGAGGTTTCCGCCTACATCCCCGGCGAGGGCCACAACCTGCAGGAGCACTCGATGGTGCTCGTGCGTGGCGGTCGTGTGAAGGACCTCCCGGGTGTCCGTTACAAGATCATCCGCGGCTCGCTCGACACCCAGGGTGTGAAGGACCGCAAGCAGGCCCGCTCCCGCTACGGCGCCAAGAAGGAGAAGTAA
- a CDS encoding TetR/AcrR family transcriptional regulator has product MTAPEQRVPKQDRSRITRERLLGASIDLLATQGWAATTVGAVAAAAGVSRGAAQHHFPTREDLITAALGHMIEQRISDVRRGGLDLPEPGPERTVAVVGFIVQHYTSDLFKAALHVWTAAASDPALRDRVLPLENHMSREVLAIAAAALGRDAGDVRVRRGLQTTLDLARGLGLADVLSDDSERRDKIVRFWAQTLDGVLVETPEWSTGDVANASF; this is encoded by the coding sequence ATGACGGCACCAGAGCAGCGCGTGCCCAAGCAGGACCGCAGCCGCATCACGCGGGAGCGCCTGCTCGGTGCCTCCATCGACCTCCTCGCCACCCAGGGGTGGGCGGCGACCACCGTGGGCGCGGTGGCCGCCGCCGCCGGCGTCTCCCGGGGCGCCGCCCAACACCACTTCCCGACGCGCGAGGATCTCATCACCGCCGCGCTCGGACACATGATCGAACAGCGCATCTCCGACGTCCGCCGTGGCGGGCTCGATCTGCCCGAGCCCGGCCCCGAGCGCACGGTCGCCGTGGTGGGTTTCATCGTCCAGCACTACACATCGGACCTGTTCAAGGCCGCCCTGCACGTCTGGACCGCCGCAGCGAGCGACCCGGCGCTCCGCGACAGGGTCCTGCCCCTCGAGAACCACATGTCGCGCGAGGTCCTCGCGATCGCCGCCGCCGCCCTCGGTCGCGATGCCGGCGACGTCCGCGTGCGCCGCGGACTCCAGACCACCCTCGACCTCGCCCGCGGACTCGGCCTCGCCGACGTCCTGTCCGACGACTCCGAGCGTCGGGATAAGATCGTGCGGTTCTGGGCGCAGACCCTCGACGGCGTCCTCGTCGAGACGCCCGAGTGGTCGACCGGGGATGTCGCGAACGCCTCATTTTGA
- a CDS encoding NDMA-dependent alcohol dehydrogenase, giving the protein MRTKAAIIREPKQDGWEIVDVDIDDPKAGEVQIKLAASGLCHSDEHLLTGDLQFESYPIMGGHEGAGVITKVGEGVIGLEEGDHVVLAFIPACGTCPPCSEGLQNLCDNGAGLLSGRAISDGGYRVHTADGTDVATMCVLGTFAPHVTVHQSSVIKIEKDIPLDKAALLGCGVCTGWGSATEIGGAKEGDIVVVVGVGGIGINSVQGAAAAGARAIVAVDPVEFKREKAMEFGATHTCASMDEAMGLVGEISWGRMADLVILTMGVVEGKDLLPGLLLTGKGRRCVVVGLGDMNAVDAQISILDLAMQQKTLQGAIFGGTGPRKQIPHLLHQYRAGNLKLDELITKTYRLEEINQGYQDMRDGKNLRGVIIYDEQDW; this is encoded by the coding sequence CAAAGCCGGGGAGGTCCAGATCAAGCTGGCAGCGTCAGGCCTCTGCCACTCCGACGAGCACCTGCTCACCGGCGACCTGCAGTTCGAGTCCTACCCGATCATGGGCGGCCACGAGGGGGCCGGCGTGATCACGAAGGTGGGGGAGGGGGTGATCGGGCTCGAGGAGGGCGATCACGTCGTCCTGGCCTTCATCCCCGCCTGTGGGACCTGCCCGCCCTGCTCCGAGGGGCTGCAGAACCTCTGCGACAACGGCGCCGGCCTGCTCAGCGGGCGGGCGATCAGCGACGGCGGGTACCGGGTCCACACCGCGGACGGGACCGACGTCGCCACCATGTGCGTCCTCGGCACCTTCGCGCCCCACGTCACGGTGCACCAGTCGTCGGTCATCAAGATCGAGAAGGACATCCCCCTCGACAAGGCGGCCCTGCTCGGGTGTGGCGTGTGCACGGGCTGGGGATCCGCCACGGAGATCGGCGGCGCCAAGGAGGGCGACATCGTCGTGGTCGTCGGCGTGGGCGGCATCGGCATCAACTCCGTGCAGGGCGCGGCGGCCGCGGGCGCCCGCGCGATCGTCGCGGTCGACCCCGTCGAGTTCAAGCGGGAGAAGGCCATGGAGTTCGGCGCGACCCACACCTGTGCCTCGATGGACGAGGCGATGGGGTTGGTGGGGGAGATCAGCTGGGGCCGCATGGCCGACCTCGTCATCCTCACGATGGGCGTGGTCGAGGGCAAGGACCTGCTTCCGGGGTTACTGCTCACGGGTAAGGGTCGACGGTGCGTGGTGGTGGGGCTCGGCGACATGAACGCGGTCGACGCCCAGATCTCGATCCTCGACCTGGCGATGCAGCAGAAGACCCTGCAGGGGGCTATCTTCGGCGGCACCGGTCCGCGCAAGCAGATTCCGCACCTGCTGCACCAGTACCGGGCGGGCAACCTCAAGCTCGACGAACTCATCACCAAGACCTACCGGCTCGAGGAGATCAACCAGGGCTACCAGGACATGCGCGACGGCAAGAACCTCCGCGGTGTGATCATCTACGACGAGCAGGACTGGTAA